Genomic window (Tripterygium wilfordii isolate XIE 37 chromosome 11, ASM1340144v1, whole genome shotgun sequence):
CAAACTGTATGGCGTGGTGTCATTCTCAGTTACCAAAATAACTTCAGTTTTGTTATCTTTATATAGTTTTGCTTGTTTTAatcatttttctccttttttgatTTTTCCCCTTCTAGTCTATGACTGAAGCCCTGGAATTGCAAGTGAAAACTAAAGTGTCAATTAAGGtaatttcttttgttatttgtttattcttttgatACTTTTTGTTATTTGCTCAACTTTAAGCCGATGAATTAGTTAAGTTGATGGAATTTCTATATTGGTTATATGATAAATGTCTTCAGGACATACACATAAGTTTCAGATTCTTGATTGCGCTAGATTACTTTTTGTGTTATAAATTTGTCGCTGTTGACTACCTTGCATTTCAGGTGACATGATGATTGGATTTTGGTAGTATTTCAGAATTTCGTGTTTTAattttgtgagagagagagagtgagagagaggagagattgTAAGTAGGTATTTATATATGCAGGACGGGGTTCAGTTTGAGGATGTGAAGCTGCCTTTTATTCTGAGGGGAGGATAATATGGAAAAACCTCATTATATGGCAACCTACATCTTCAAGACTTCAACACAGACCCTTGGATAAAGATGCTTCTGTTGGTTTTCTAGTATCcctttaaataataaaatgctTTACCTTAAGATGTCAGGTCTCAGGTTGCGTGCATATTGGAAAACATCTTTCCCTTCCGCGACCCCGCCTCCATTGCGGCAGTGTTGCCCGTCGGGGTTGTTTGACCTTCTTAACATTAGGATGCGTGGCATTTAAAAAAGGATTGAGTCAGTATTTGACAAAGACTATAGTGGATTTTTTTCCTGCTTTAGGTGGATAAGCACACTGCTATTAAGGTGCAGATAATCAGCCTCGGAGtgtaaatttttatttaatagaaGTGCACTGTTGGGAAATGTTGCTCGTGGAATAACTTTACTGCGGATattttattgaatttatttttttcaaaattttgttatggAGGTGAGGCAAATGTTGCACCGCAGTATTTTTTACTATTGTGACCAAATTGACTTCACAAAAAATTATCTTCACAACGAGGGATGCGGTGGTCctttcttttaatttatctAGGAAATATATTGTACCTATTGGAATAAGACTATCTGTTTCGGTTGGTTTTGAAATTAGGTTATGTTTTGATCCTTGCATTTTATTGATCTAAAAACTTTTTATGTTTCAAGAGTAGCTGGTTGATGTCATAATTGTTAGTATTTAGTTATATCTGGCGCCTTGTATGACATTTCTATGGATTACTTTTCGTTTCTTTgtcttgtttttcttgtttcctttGACTGCTCAGTATTTGTAGGGCCGTAGGGGGCCTCACTGCTACATGTATATGGTCATTTAGGATTGCTTACAGTACCAtgctatttgtttttcttttcttttattgtccAAATGCCCACTTCCATTACAATTCACTCTCATAACCTCCACCTTTAAACAAAAGGAGAGGTACCGTTGAACCACAAGGTCATTTGTCACCAATTTCGTATTGTTGAAAGCTCTTTATAGATAACTCGAGACAAAAATTTGACGTCTTTTTTCGCTTCAGTGAGTATTAACGAATGTCAGCTTTTGTAGGAGCTTTACCATATACAGACATTGCTTCTTACTCTTCTGCGTTGCATGATGTCCACCTAAGAATTTGTGGTATCCAGTTGTATACCTGCTATGCATATCTTGTGCAACTTTTTTGAACGATTCCTGGGTGAACCTGTCTTTGTTTCTTATGATAAACTAGCCTGCGACTTCAACTAATGGTTAATTGAGGATGTTAATTTTCATTCtgattcttatttattttaCGCAGATTATACATCTTATTCTGCTCAAAGCTGTTTTTGATGGCTCTAATTCTTATTTATATTATGCTTCATTACCACTGTTGTTGCCATGCTGATATCAAGCCACCAGTCGCATTTAATTGCGGGCCATATACTTAATGATATGTGTAACTTCTGTGCCTTCAACCTTCAAACCAAAATCATGGCAAAAATTTTGTTATGGCATTGGCTCAACCCTCATGACTAGTGCAGATATATTGGGATACTTGCCTGTTGCCTCATACATGTTTTATCTGAGGTCATTGGTATTGTTATACTCCTTTCATGTGGTAGTGATGAAAAGTCCTTTGACTTTCCTATTATACTCATCCAGAGCAATTTTTTTCAAGCTGTCATTGATGTTGATCTGACACTTTCCTGGCAGATTCTCCCAGTCCATATAACTCTGTACTATTGCTCGTTGCaacatgaaagctcaactattTTCTATGTTTTGTAGGGACATCTGCACACCTATAGGTTCTGCGACAGTACATGGACCTTCATTTTACAGGATGCCGTGTTTAAGAGCGGGGACTCTCAGGAGAATGTCAGCCGGGTTAAGATGGTGGCATGTGACTCGAAGCTACTCACGCAATGACTCATCTGAGATCAATGTCTTTGCCAGTAGGAAGGCATATGCTTGCTGAAAGTGGAGATCTACTTGCGGCTCAGTCTTTAGTTAGGGATGATGGATTAAAACTGGTGCATGTCTAGTATTGTTGTTTCTGTCttctagtttcatcattttctATTATTGATTCCCAGATGATGAAATTAGCATGAACGTTATTGATCAAACCATCGAGATGAAGAGCTTATAGTAATGGTTTTATCCCTTTGTTTTACTTGTATGTATAGTTATAGAGGCCCAACTTTCCGGAAgtttgttcttttcctttttctgtcCAGATGGTCGTTTGGACTGGCCGACTACTCTTGACTTAGTGATCCAACGGTGCCGAGTGGAAGGGCCGTCGCTCAACGGATAGAAGTTGCTCTAGGGGCTTCTCCAAGAGCTCACATCGACGGGAAGGTTTGGCACCGTGTCAAGCAGCCAATCCCAAATAATTCTTGAGAATGTTAACtttgaagaagaggatgaagaaTGCTGATCTCTTGTTGCtgatgaagacgaagattaGGGCACTCTTTAGTGGGCCAATTATTGGTTGGGCTTAGTTGTTTTCTTTACTTACTTTAGTATGGGTCTTGTTGAGAAGCCCAAGTCAGTTTCTCTTGGCTATCTCAGCCCAACACATCCTTCTTGTATCTTTGAATTGTTCTGTCTTCTTTGCAACGGTTATATCTGTACATGACAACGGTCAATTCTGACAGATTGTCACTATTGACCGTTGTACCGTTGCCTTTATATACTGTCTTTGTATTATGCTATAGTGATTGTGAATTGCTATTGAATACATGATTTCATTCTGTTTCTTCTCACCTCATTCTTCATCCTTCTCATCTCCTTCTAACCTCCTGCTTTTATGAAACACGTAAGATCTTGATTTATTTTCAGAGAACATGCACAATTTGAAGCTTGGTTTTGGTGAATAATTTTAAGGTCATTTTGTTTGCCAATCCAAACAAAGTTTGatacaaacaaaacaaacaattatGCACAAAAGTAAGCTATTATTGTTGCCGTTTTATGCCAAGGTTGGATGTATATGATTCCAAGGCATATACCAATTTGACAAAACCTAACACTAGGGTACAAATTACTCATTAGCTTTCTTTCTGGTTTAATGATTGTTGCACTTGTACTATCTTACGGTTGTGATAACATTTTTATGAGCTTTGGTGGCCATGTCCATCAACattttcaaaaggaaaaaacataaataagatAATCGTGAGAGCACCGCATTAATTTGGATTATCCGTTATGGGCTTAAAGCCTGCACGCTTTCTTAATTGAGATtgaatctttatttataaatcatagTGGTGACCTACACTTAACCAATGTGGAATACAATATGGAATATAAATCTTAAGATTATGGCAATGAATAATTAGGAAAAAAGTAAATGCAACAAATAGCCAAATCAAAGTTTAAATAGGGTGTGACATTGATTGGTCTGACGTCCGACACTTTGTGGCCCTATTTGGATTAATGATAAGGGTCTCAACAAtatgtttatatttataatttgtaAACTATTTTTTAGTAATTCGTTTATCACATCTTACATAAAAATAGATAGGAATAAAtagaaattgtaatttttttgtgtgtttttactgaaattattttgttgatttaaGAGAATGGTAAGGCATTGGATGTCaaagcaactttttttttttccctttttattcCTCAAATCCACTTGTATGTAAAGCATACAATATTGTTCTAAAGTTTAAAGAGGAAAGTTATGTACGACAATATTGTATTTTCAATATTAAATAAGGatatggaaaataaaaataaattgatttcactttatattataaataattattaccCGGATATAAATTATGAGCTTCGGGTCGGTTTTATCCGCTAATTGATCCATTACCAATCCATTTTTTTAAACTGATAATTAAAGTCAACCGATTTACATAATTTCATCAAACCATGTAGAGATGAGTAGGTTGGTGGTTGTCAAAATATTATAAAGTCCGTTGGTCGATAATAACTTTATCATCCGACTATTAAAAATTTAGTTGGTCGGGTAATTACCTCAAATGAGGCTTTGGAAAAGATAAATCCATCAAAAAAACTACATAAAAATTATTGATtaataaatgaacaaaaattactttcaaagaatgaaaaaaatgaaTCAAGATACTCTAACATACTATATGCCCTGGACCTCTCGCCTAGAACGCAAAACCGCCTCTCGCGCAGAGCTCCTCCAGTGTAAAAGCAGCTCTCTTTTTGCTTTCATTAGACCCTAGAAGTCTTGTATTTACTATTTACTCTTCCATTGAGTCTCTCTTTCACAATAAACAAACGCACACAATTCACACAAACACAAcgccacctctctctctctctcttgcacacacacacaatcctctctagggttttgcttctcttctctttctgtATCCCTCGAAATCAATCCTCGGATGTGTATGCATCTATCGCAACTcgctctcttctctctctggtACGGCCTTTGTTTATCTTATTTGCCTGTATCTATTGGTGCATCTATAGGTTTAAGTGGTGTATCACCTGATCCCTGTGTTATTTCTGTAATCGGGAACTTTGTGTTCTTTGTTTTACGTTTCGGAATTGGTTTTGTTTTCGGTGTGATTTCTGATTTGGCTTTGTTTTTTAATGGGGCATAGTGTGTGTTTagggatttatttatttttttaatttcatttgttttgtAGTTCAAGGTAGAGAAGTTGAGGCAAGATGGCAACGATAAGATCGAGCTTGCCATCAAGGCTGCGCCAACTTTTCTCCGGCGAGAGCTCCATCATGCCCTCCATAAAGCTAGACGCCGAACCGGTGAGTTTtagaattgtttttgttttatgttttgacTTCTGTATTTGGTATTTTAATGTAATTGTAACGGGGGTGCTGATTTGGGGGAAAGTTTTGTTTTGCTGTTGTTTTACCGGACTGTTTTTTGTGGTAATATTGCTGAATCATGAGTCTTCTTATGCTAGCTGGTAGGAGCAGTATTGTACTTACATATGCAATGCTGTTTTGTTTAGTTCTGTCATGTTAGTCACAGCACTTGGGTTTACTCCCAGAGTCCCAGGTTTCTGTGTTGAATTTTGTTCTAAACCAATGCATCTGTCCTATTGTATGCAATCTCATGTAATTACTTTTCATGTCATAATGTTGACTCTAAGTAGATGCATAAAATTTCTCCTTAAGCATGGCGGCTTTTCCTATGTATTATTCTGTCAAGTTGCTGGCTCCACAAATCCTTTACAGCCAAGTTGTTTAATTAGATTTTTTATGACCTGTCTGCCGAGAAATTAGCATATCCATGCATATGATTAGAAGTCACATCTTAAATAGAGAACTGCAATAGAATTGAGTTGGATTTCATTCTTTGTGACACGAACTCCATTCTGAGGATGTACTTCTAGTCTACTTCTGATCACAACAAAAGGAACTCCTACtgacataatatgtggagagtgttttttgcaattgaacttgtgactttTAGTTGCACCACTGCAACCCTATCATTGAGTCACATGTTCGCACtttaaaaaggtaaaaaaaactctcgtgcacaaggctcctacaGTGGGCGAGGTTGGGGACAGACAATATGTAAGtggaccttaccccacataatatgtggagtgaCTATTTTCTGGAATTGAACtagtgacctctaggttgttcccttgcaactctaccctAAACTTCGCATAATATGTTGCGTGATTGTTTACATGagttgaacctgtgacctctaggtttcaACTCCGTGGTgcgtcaatatatatatatatatttttttttatattcacaAAGAGGAAGACATTATGCAATTACAAAGTGTGTTACACGTAGCTGAATTTTGCTAGCTGCTGGCACATCTGTATTTGAGTAGATTAGGTGCTGAAATACTTAAATGAATAATAACCAATGATATGAttgattttcatttatgtttCCATTGAGAAGTTAGAAATCCCTTCGGATTTTGTTGTTGTTATGAAATGGGATATGGTAGAACATGAGGGCATGACAAGTTgcaaacaagaaataaatatttcaacatgtatttgttaataaatttatgtttttggtAATCGCATATTGTATTGGTTTCTGTCCTAAGGTAGATAAAGCACATTAGAAACACATAAAGTGCTAATAGTGTCTTTCTTTTGGAGAAAAAAGAATTTATTTAAAGGTACACCATTACAATGCCAAGAGATGATACATGTGTGGTATCTTCTAAAAACTGtggactttttaaaaaaaaattaaagcgtGAGAGCAGAGCAAAGAGATATCTTTAAGCTTTTAAAGAGAAATAAATTATAATGAGAATGCACCAGCACTTGCATATTTTATTGACATGTCCAAAAGATGAGTTGAACAAGCTGCCTCATTTCCTTCTGAGCCTTTTCCCAGTTCAGATTGACCTAAAATTTTTTGGCTTCTGCAAAGTCAAGTATATTCTTCAAGACATAGCACTGTATTTCGAACCCATTATATCTCCAATTTCCATTTGTGTGGCCTCAAATTCCTTTTGTATTTCCATGCATTTGGCTGTAACTTATCTTGCTGAATTTATCTGCAAGCATCATATACATGTCTGTATATTATTTCTTATAGAGTCTGAGAAGGGTGAGGTGCGCTGTTTTAAGGAATGCATTCCCGATAATTAACTTTATTGTTGCATGCATACTCATCATGGAAGACTGGTTTTTTTGGGTGTCCAAGACCTTAAACAACTTTATTGGTGAATCTTTCATTCAAGAATGGTTTGACAAAGCTTTAGACCTtgcaaagatgaataaaaatacaAGTTTGTTGTGCTTATTACAACAGAGAGAAATTCTATTTTGTAATTAATGAATTATAGATTAGGCATCTTAGGTAAATATATTATTTACTGTACTATCCTTGTAATTTAAGATGCAATCAAAATATTCTTATGGTTAAGGTGGGACTGCCTATTTGTGTATAAAGATAATTTCAGAAGAAAACAGACTCTTGGCTAGCTTATCTAATCAATTATTATTCTAGTCTTCCCACCCCCAATCTCTTGAGAGTGCTCGTCACATGTGTGATTGTTTTAGCTGTAGCTCTTACACTTAATTATGACTTTCAGCCGCCTAAAGTCAAAGCATTCATTGATAAGGTGATCCAGAGTCCATTGCAAGATATTGCAATACCACTTTCTGGCTTCCGCTGGGAGTTCAGCAAGGTAAAAGCATTATCTGCCTGTGTCAagtatttatcatttaatttcttCACTTTTTATTGATTGTTTTTTGATGCAACTTTGTTGCTGAGGGTTTTCAGGGGAATTTTAATCACTGGAGGCCATTGTTTCTGCATTTTGATACATACTTCAAGACATACTTGGCTAGTAGGAATGACCTTCTCTTGTCAAATAATATTTTAGAGGACGATATTGCATTTCCAAAACATGCAGTTATACAGGTTTTACGAGTAATGCAAACCATTCTGGAGAATTGCCAGAATAAGGATTCATTTGATGGTCTAGAGGTATGTGTATGATATTGATGGGCTCCCAGATCACATGTACTATTTGCTGATGTTTAATGTTGACTTTCTATTTGATTCTTTTTATCTTGCTGGTTCATACTTTTTCTTATTCAGCTTACATATTTTTATTCTTGTCTTTTTCATCAGCATTTTAAGCTTCTACTTGCTTCCACGGATCCAGAGATAGTCATAGCTGGATTGGAGACATTGTCTACACTTGTGAAAATAAATCCCTCAAAGCTGCATGTTGGTGGAAAGCTTATCAGATTAGGCTCCATAAACAGCTATCTCCTTTCTCTCGCGCAAGGATGGGGAAGCAAGGAAGAGGGCTTAGGTTTACATTCTTGTGTTGTGGCCAATGAGAGAACCCAGGATGAAGGGCTGTGTTTGTTCCCAGCTGATGTCGACAATGATTGTGATAAATCTCAATGCCGGATTGGTTCCACTGTTTATTTTGAACTGCATGGTCCCAAACCCGAAACTATAGATGCAAATGCAAATTCTTCTGGTTTGAGAGTAATACACATGTCGGATCTGCATTTGAGGAAGGAGGATGATCTGGTCCTGATGAAGCAATGCATTGATCAGTACAATGTACCTGCTGACCTTCGTTTCTCATTACTGGCTAGAGTCCGATATGCACATGCTTTTCGATCTCCTAGAATATGCAGGCTGTACAGCAGGATTTGCCTTCTTGCATTCATTGTGCTTGTGCAGTCTAGTGATGCTCAGGAAGAATTGACATCCTTTTTCGCTAATGAACCAGAGTACACAAATGAGTTGATTAGAATTGTGCGATCAGAAGAAATGATTCCTGGTACCATTAGAACTCTTGCGATGCTTGCCCTAGGAGCTCAATTAGCTGCATATTCATCGTCCCACGATCGTGCACGGATTTTAAGTGGATCTAGTATCAGCTTTGCTGCTGGGAACCGCATGATACTGTTGAATGTGCTCCAGGGGGCTGTTTTATCACTGAAGAACTCCAGTGATCCATCCACCCTTGCCTTTGTTGAAGCTCTTCTGCAGTTTTATTTGCTCCATATTGTTTCTTCCTCTGCTTCAGGAAGTAATGTGAGGGGTTCGGGAATGGTTCCAACCTTTTTACCTCTTTTGGAGGATTCAGATCCTAATCATATTCATCTTGTGTATTTGGCTGTTAAAGCTCTGCAGAAGCTTATGGATTACAGTAGTTCTGCTGTATCATTGCTTAGAGAATTGGGGGGAGTAGAGCTTTTGGCTCAGAGACTTCAGATAGAAGTGAATAAAACTATTGGTTTCGGTGGGGAAGGGGAGAATTTGATGATAATAGGTGAATGCTCAAAATATGTTGACGACCAAGGGTCCTCCCAAAAAAGACTCATCAAGGTTCTTTTAAAGGCACTTGGATCGGCTACTTTTGCCGCTGCCAATGCTACAAGATTCCAGAACTCCCATGAAAGTTCACTACCTGTGACTTTGTCATTGATATATCAGAATGCAGAAAAATTTGGTGGCGACATTTATTACTCTGCTGTGACTGTTATGAGTGAAATTATCCACAAGGATCCTACatgttttcatgctttgaatGAAATGGGCCTTCCTGGTGCCTTTCTTTCTTCAGTAGTAGTAGGGGTACTGCCTTCTTCAAAGGCTCTTACTTGCATTCCGAATGGTATTGGAGCCATTTGTCTTAACGCGAAGGGCTTAGAAGCTGTGAAAGAAACCTCGGCATTACAGTTTCTTGTTGACATCTTCACTAGCAATAAATATGTTGTGGCCATGAATGAAGCTATTGTTCCTTTGGCTAATGCAGTAGAAGAGCTTTTGCGTC
Coding sequences:
- the LOC120009187 gene encoding transcription initiation factor IIA subunit 2-like isoform X1 is translated as MSTFELYRRSTIGTCLTETLDGMVENGTLTPELAIQVLIQFDKSMTEALELQVKTKVSIKGHLHTYRFCDSTWTFILQDAVFKSGDSQENVSRVKMVACDSKLLTQ
- the LOC120009187 gene encoding transcription initiation factor IIA subunit 2-like isoform X2, whose amino-acid sequence is MSTFELYRRSTIGTCLTETLDGMVENGTLTPELAIQSMTEALELQVKTKVSIKGHLHTYRFCDSTWTFILQDAVFKSGDSQENVSRVKMVACDSKLLTQ